ATGAAGATGGCAATTATCGGTCCCCAGACCATGCCCATCACCACGAACAGAAAAGGCACCCAGGCTATCGGAGGTATGGGACGGAACACCTCGACGACAGGCTTACCGAGCGCCCCTATCCATTTCGAGAAGCCCATTATCAGGCCAAGAGGGACCGCGATCCCCAACGCCATGCAGAACCCGATGACAAAACGTCTCAGGCTCGCTCCGATGTTCTGCCACATGTCGACACCAGAGGCAGGGTCTGGATTTTGGAACGAATCGACCAAGGCATCCCAAACGACCAATGGTGATGGAAGATATGTGGTGTCCAAAAGGACCGAACCGATTTCCCAGACCACAAGGAAGATCGTGAGCGAGACCACGATGATCGCGAGGTTCTTAGCAAAACCTCCTCGTCCTATCCATAGGCCCCTTAAAAGGTCCCGCAACGACTTCATGGCAACCCTTTTCCTGATGACGTCCCATATAGTAATAATTTGTTTCAGAAAAAATACAAAAGAGGCCGGACTGCCCGGCCTTAAACGTCTTCAATCGGCGGCGTCCAGGTATTCGGTCTTGACCAATGCCTCAACATATTCGGTGACGTTCGAGTAGCCTCGGTCGGCCAATTTCTGCTCTGCTATAAGTTCCAGACCGATGTAGGACTGGGTGAAGTCCTTAAGATAATCATCGAAGTTGGCATCGATCCTATAATCAAGGTCCATGTGCGCCAACGCGCTCAGGACGACGCTCTCGTTCCTTCCGCTGAACTGTGTTGCCAGCTCGATTATCCTATCGTAGGTCGGGCCGCTGCCCTCGGACATCGCTTCGTCTATCAGCTCGTTCGCCTGGACATGCGCCCTTAAGAACATCTTGACGGTCTCCGGGTTGGTCTCTGCGAACGACCTCTTCACTGCGATCACGCAACAAGGGTGGTCCGGCCAGACGTCCCCAGACCACATCAGGAGCTTGGCCGCCCCTGATTGCAGGACATCAGAACCATATGGCTCCCATCCGACGGCTCCCTGGACCTGGTCGGTCTCCAACGCCGCCTTCATATCTTTCGGGGCTATCTGGACGAAATAGACAGTATTCGCATCACCAGGAGTCCCCGACTGTTTCACATTCATGTTGTTCTCCTCGGCCACCTTCAGGAAAAGAAGATGTTGGATCGATGAGACCCCAGGAGTGGCGACGGTCTTCCCCTTGAGATCTGTGAAACTGTTTATGCCATCCTTGACCACGATCGACGAACCTTCAGAATTCACCTTGGAGACGATGATGATGTCCGTCCCAACATTCAATGACTTCAATATGGCTGGAGGAGCTCCAAGGAAACCGATATCGATCTCGCCTGCCGCAAAAGCGTCCATGACCGCTCCCCCATTTAGATAACCCGACGGATTTGGGGTAGAGATGTTCAGACCGTTCTCTTTATACAAGTTGGTCCCCCCGTTTATCTCGTCGTCGCTAGCGACCACCCTGGCCAATTGATGAAGGTCGCCCTGCAGATATCCTACCCTTACATCGTAGGTCTTCTTCTCCCCCTCGTCATCAGAGCTGAGCAGAACATATGCTCCTCCAGCTCCAATCAATATGACCGCAATGATGATGACCACCAAAACGCTCCTGTTCATTGAAACACCTGGGTTTTTAACAGCCATGATGATATTAAATAATTACTCCCTAATGTGTTATTTTAATCCTAAATGTACAATTTTCTTAAATAATTGCCCTGTTGTATCCACCATGCGCCGGTCGGACCATCCGTGAGGAGTTGTTTTCATCAATCTTTGATATACTAGACTAATAATAAAAAAATGAGTTCCATAAAATATAATAGCTGTCACCTAAGTATTTTAAGATCCTACACCATTAACGTATCCCTATGTTCGAGATAAATATCGTAAGCAACACACCGCTCACCCCTATAAAAGATGCCGACGAGGTCGCACTACTTTTCTTACAGCAGGTCGGCTACCTTCCCAAAGGATATGACCCAAAGACCGCGGCCAGGAACGTCGAGGAATCTGTCCCCTACCAGATGTTCATGGACTGTTTCCTCAGGAACATGAAGAGGGTGTGGTTGGTCGAGGAGATGGCCGTCAAGTTCGACACCACAAAACCCACGATCTACCGCCATTTGAACAAGTTGAAATCGATGGACATACTGGAAGAGGTAGATGTCGAGAGGGACGGGAAGATCAAGAAAGGATATAGGATACGTTATGGTGACCTGAAAAAGGCCTGGTCCTTCACCGAGGCCAATGTCGAGATGGCCATGCAATCCTACCGTCAAACGGTCGAGCATCTTCAATCGCTTGTGGAGGAATGAGATTGACCGAGGTCAGGACGATAACAAGATTGACAAAAGGTTCGAGGTACAGGGTCGTCAGCAAAGGCGACCTGAACTCGTCGATAGTCTCGGAAGGAGATTTTCAAGGGTTCGTGCAGTTCGGTCAGGACTCTGGCCTCTGCATGTTGCTGGACCAAAGGACCGGAGAGGAAAAGATGACAAGGATAATACCTTCTGCGAACGTCCTGTATATAGACGTCATTGATGCGAAGGAAGAGGAGGAGGTCAAAAGGAAGGACGTCCCCCTCGTATCGTACGGTTGATTCAAGTACTCGGGGCCGATGAGGACCACACGATGCCTGAGGAAGAATATCATAGGCGCCTTGTCGAGATGATGCTGTCCGGCGAGGTGAGGGACAAGGCAGCGCTGCAGAGGGCGAAGGTCCGCCTATGCAGGGAGCTGGGGCTCGATTCGGTCCCCCCAACTCCGAGACCATAAGGCGATTGGACGAGGATACCTTTCGTAAGGTCGAGGGGATAATAAAAAGAAAGCCAGTAAGGACAATGAGCGGGGTTGCCGTTGTGGCAGTGATGACCTCCCCCGCGCCATGCCCTCATGGGAAATGCATCTACTGTCCAGGGGGGGTCGAGAACAATTCGCCGCAATCCTACACTGGGAAGGAGCCTGCGGCGAGGCGCGCGTCGTACAATGATTATGACCCCGTCAGGCAGACCATGGCAAGGATAGAGCAGTTGAGCGCCATAGGCCATGACACGGACAAGATCGACCTGATAATCATGGGCGGGACCTTCACCTCAAGACCGCTCGATTATCAGGTGGGCTTCGTCAAGGGATGTTTCGATGCCATGAACGGTTCGCGGTCTGAGGACCTGGAGGAGGCACATCGTTTGAACGAGACGGCACAGCATCGATGCATCGGCATGACGGTCGAAACAAGACCGGACAGCTTCGACGATGGAATGGCAGAGCATGTAATGTCCCTCGGGACCACCAGGGTGGAGTTCGGGGTCCAGCTGCTCGACGATGACGTCCTGAGGGCGGTCAACAGAGGGCATGGCGTCGAGGAGGTGGCCAAGGCGACAAAGGTCGCCAAGGACAAAGGCCTCAAGGTATGTTATCACATCATGCCAGGTCTTCCCGGCTCCTCGCCAGAAAAAGACCTTGAGAGCTTCAAGAAGATGTTCATTGATGAGAGGTTCATGCCTGATATGCTGAAAATATATCCAACATTGGTGGTCGCTGGGACAAAGCTCTATGATATGTGGAAGGAAGGCAGGTATAGACCATACTCAACGTCCGAGGCAAGCGTCCTGGTGGCAGAAATGAAGGCCTCAGTACCGAAATGGACAAGGATACAACGCATCCAAAGGGACATACCCGTGGAGCTGATCGAGTCGGGCGTCGACAAGAGCCATCTGAGAGAGCTGGCGGGCGAAGAATTACAGAAGACTGGAAGAAAATGTGCCTGCATCAGATGCCGCGAGGTCGGGCTCAAAGGCATCAGAGCGTTTTCCAAAGATGATGTAAAGATGAACGACATGACCTATAGGGCATCGGGAGGAGAAGAGCATTTTATCTCATTCGACCTGGAGGAAAGCGATGCCCTGGTCGGATACGTGCGGCTGAGGCTGGGGGACGATAGCGATCATGCCAACATCCGCGAGCTCAAAATATTCGGCCAGATGGCCAGGATAGGAGAGACGGGAAGGGATGCCCAGCACAGGGGGTTCGGGAGGGAGCTGATGGCCCGGGCTGAGGAGTTGGCCTTGGGGAAAGGTTATGCTCGCGTAAGGGTCACGAGCGGGGTGGGGGTGCGCCGTTATTATGCTTCCATGGGATACTGCAGGTCGGGGCATTATATGGAGAAGGCGCTCTTATAAAATTACAAGGTAAATTATATAAATGAATGGCAAATGATTTATCCGCTCAGGGAGATACGCACCTGGGATGTACTATGGTATGCTTGGTCTGCGGTTCAACGACGTCGCCCGGCTCATACATGTGCGGACGATGTTTCAAGCGCGTCAGCAACACCCTGTTGTTAGGAGCGACCGCGATCGACCCCATGGCCGACCAGAGGATGCTGTCCCATGGAAGTGTGATGCTCATGATCGGCCCATCGTTCATAGGTGAGGTCAGATTGGGAAAGGGCCCTGACCCCGGTCTCACCTTCGAGAGGATGATGGCGTCCGAGGACAGGTCGCATGTCCCGTCTTTCATTGACAGGTATCTTGCCGACCTTGGGATCGAGACGGTCCTTCGGGGTGACGAGATGGTGCCTGGAAGAGAACTGATCCCAAGGATGGTCAATGCAGCGGCGGTCATGGACACCTCTGATGAAAGATGGGCCAGGCCATGCCTGAGGATGGCCAACCTGATCTCCTTGGCAGTAAAGGAGGCGGCATCGCTGCCCATCGAGCCATCAGATTCGTTCCAGTTGGTAAACGAACTTGCGACGATGGCGGAAAAGTTCTATTCCAGGGCCATGAAGGACCCGAAATTGGATAGGACCGCCCGGGGCAACCGTGCCCTGATGTTGCATTGGATAGGACGCTCGGAGGAGGCCCTTGTCGAACTCAAGGACCTTTCAAGGACCAGTACTGACAAGGCAGAGAGAGCGGAGACCTCGATAAAGATGGCGGTCGTCCAGAGTGCAGTAGGAATGAAAGCAGAGGCGTTGGCATCCCTCTCGGAGGCCGACCCGGACGACCCTAGGTACATGGCCATCAGGTCTGAGATTGGGGGGTCGGCATGACGGACCTCGGAAGACTGCTCGACGAAAAATATGACGAAAGGATAATCTCCGCGATCAATGACCTTGATTTCCAGCAGTTTCAGGACCTAGTGGTGGACCTTTTAAAGAGAATCGGTGTAATCGTCGCCTCCAAGGAGGAGCTGGGCGATGCGGTCATGTTCCGTGGAGAGGGGGCGGAGGGCCGCTATCTGGTCATGGCCTCAAGGCTTTTCGACCATGCATCCCCGGCGAACATCCGGAGGGTCAAGGCGCTTGCGGTCTCAGAGGGCAGGAGCCCCGTCCTGATACTCACCAACGACCTTGAACCTGAAGCAAAGGCCTACGCGGAGAAGGAAGGGGTCTCGTTCGCGGACAAGAAGAAGCTCCTGCTGCTGCTCAGAAAATACAAGCTGGCGGATGCCTTGATACAGGAGATCGACCGCAGGGTCCTGGAGGCGGAGGGCGAGAGGGTCCTGCCCTCAGCTGGAAGGTTCGATCACCATATGGTCACAGCGATCGAGCACATGGGCAAGGGAAGGTTCAAGGATGCCATCTATAGCTTGGACCGGGCATTGGAGCTCAAACCCTCGAGCGACCAGGTCTGGCAGGCAAGGGCCAACGCGCTCTTCAACCTAGGGCGGCTCGAGGAGGCCCTGGAATCATGCAAAAGGGCGACCGAGCTGCGCCCTACAGACCGCTCTTCATGGTACCTCATGGGCCTCATACTGGGACAGATGGAGGACTTTGAGGGAGAGGTGAAGGCCTATGACACCGTCCTTAGATTGGACCCAGGGAACAGGTCGGCGTTGCTGAACAAAGGGACCGCCTTTTATCGGATGGGCAAGTTCGAAAAGGCCCTCAAAGTGTACGAGCAGATGCTCAAGCTGTACCATGATGACGTGATGGCGTACAACAATCTTGGGATAGTGCTCAAGGCCATGGGCAGGACGGACGAGGCCCTGTCCGCGTTCCAAAGGGCGGCGGCCTTGGACAGGGGCTATATCAACCCGATCATCAACATGGGCCTCGTGCACACAGAGAAGGGTGAACACGAGCTTGCGATCGAGGCCTGGAAAAGGGCACTGCAGCTGGAAAGGCGGCGCGCTGACATATTGATGTCCATGGGGGCGTCATATCGAGCGTTGGGGGACCTGGACTCAGCGTTGAACGCCTACAGGGCAGCGCTCGAGATAGACCCCGGCTCCAAAGAGGCAAAGGCCCAGGAAGAGGAGCTGTTGTCATTGTTGGGGGCTCACGAGCTATCAGTGGCCGAGAGCAAAGATGTGGTCGCCGTTGAAGGAAATGCCCAATTGCCAAATGTGATGGAGGAGCCCCTCCCCCCAACGAAGGTCGAGCACCCCGGTAAGCTTGTCAGCAGGGAGCGGTGTGAGGACATCGCAGTGGTGAATGGTGCCGGTCTGCCCTCGGAGATCAAAGGGGAAAAGGCTTTGGCAGAGCCGGCGAAAGAACTGCAGATGACCGTAAAGGAAGGCAGGTCAGAGGTGGTGGCCATCGAAACCCCTGGAAAATTGGCGGAGGCAGAAACCTCTCGGCCTCCAGAGGTCATTGAAGGGCCCTCTTCACCAGCGATGGTGCCCTTGACCATGGGCCCCGTCCGAACACACGAGCTCACGGTCAAGATGCTCATGATGACAGGTGACCTATCAAAGGCGGTGGCGGAGGCGGACAGGGCGCTTGCTGAGCACCCGGGCGAGAGCAGCATCATGAGGGTGAGAGCGAAGGCCTTGGCCATCTCAGGAAGACATGATGCCGCCTTGGCACAATTGACCGAGCTATATGCGAAGGAAAAGGACGAGAGCCTGCTGTACGATATAGAGGCGATCTCTTATCTCTTCGGCCAGAGGAAGGAAGGAGCCCAGATCCTTTCCAGGGTGAGGCCGACCAGGGAGTCAGTGGCCCGAGAGCTCATCGACCTTTTGGAGACTGGACGGCTGGAGGAGCTCATGGTGAGAGCGTCAAAGGCGGGCCGCAGCGCATCGGGCCTTAGCATGCAGGCACAGGCATTGGGACTTATGAAGAGCGGAAGGTACCGTGACGCAGCAAAGATATGGAAGGACATACTCGGGGAGTTCCCTGCGAACGCCGAGGCGCTGAACGGGCTTGGTGCCTGCATGAGGTTCATGGGCGAGTATGGATACGAGGAGCCGATAAAGTTCATGATGCTCGCGACGCTCATAGACCCTATGTATTCGGACGCTTACAACAATGTCGGTTGCGCTTACTTTGCCGCGGGCGCCTATGATCAGGCCCTCGAGCACTTCAACAAGGCCATCTCGATCGACAGAAGGCCTGAGTACTATCTCAACATGAGCAGCGTTCAGCTGGCCTTAGGGGACATCGAGGGGGCCAAGGCCTCTTTGACCTCTGCATTGAAACTGGAAGAGAGCCCTGAGGTGCTCTTCATGTTGGCCGTGATCGCTGAAAGGGAAGGGGATCTGAAATGGGCAGCGCGTCTTTATGAGGACGCCATCGCGATAAAGCCAGACTTCAAGGATGCTATGTTCAACCTTCAGAGGATAAAACTTCAGCTGAAGTATCAGAAATGAGGAATTACCTCAGATTGAACAAAATAGAAGGTCTATAGAAGATGTTTAGCGAGATATGTTCATGACGACGACGTCACGGACATCACGCATCTCGCTGAACGGTAATATGAGACGTCCCTGCGCATCGCTCTTGAACAACCTGGTATCGATCTCCTCGGCAGGTATCACCAGCACATGGTTGATGTCCCCGGTCGCCGTATTGAGAACGAAATTGTCGATCATCCCGAGGATCTGGCCATCATTTGTCATGACGGTCTTTCCCTTCAGTTCCGTGATAAATTTTCTCATTTGAAGCCACCCCTTCAGATGCCCATCTGATTGATGCCGTTGTATATTGTTGTGCATATATATTGATTTTTAAAGGCCTCCAGGTCATCAGCCTCTATATTCCCCGAAATATTTACAGCGACAGAAGGGGGAGGCCTTAGGCCCCATCTTCTTTGTGCATCCGGGATGTGGGAGTGGCATGTCGATGAGGGCCTGGTCGATGCTCACCACCTTGCCATTCTGCTTCCTGCATGCAGGGCAGGCCAGGTCCTTGCACATTATGGAGACCCGCTCGAACCCTATGTCCTTGAATATTTTCAGCTCCATCTTATGCATCTCGGCAAGCACCGGTCTAGGGTCCCTCCCAAGAGCGCTCAGGTACTCGGCCACCGATTCCATGAGCCTTGCCTTTATCTGAGGGTCGTCCGCGTTCCTTATCATCTCCGTTAGCAACGCCAGGACCGCCTCCTCATCACCTATCGCCCTTCCTTCCATACGGAGGACCCGCCTTTTCGCCATCTCCAGGTCCATCTCCCCCATATAGAACCTGGCCAGTATCTGGAGCCCAAGCTCCCGCATCTTGGCATCCTTCTTCATTATTTTAATAGGGGTGGCCCGGTCTACCTTCCTTGGAGGGGCCTTTGCCTTCTCGGCCGAGGTCGAACGCACGGCCTTTGGCCTTCCATCTTCAGCCTTCATCAAGTTCACCTTCTCATCTATAAATGCCTAGGTCGTCCATCCCGAGCCGGACCTTTTCAAGCGCCTTGCTGATGTTCTCATATTGTTTCATGACATCCTTGCTCACTGAGGGCTTAATGACCTTCAGCGCCTCCTCGAAATGACGCCCTTCGACATGCTTGACATGCCTGTCCTCCCTGAGCGCTATCATCGCCGCCTCCCTACATAGGTTCTCAAGGTCCGCACCTACATATCCATCCGTCCTGGCCGCGATGTTCTCTAGGTCCACTCCCTTCAGCGGCATCCTCGACGTGTGCACCTTCAGGATGCTCAACCTGGCCTCGATGTCTGGTTGTGGGATCAGTATCAGCCTGTCGAACCTTCCTGCACGAAGGAGCGCAGGGTCAAGGATGTCAGGCCTGTTCGTGGCAGCTATCACGGTCACACCGTTCAACGACTCGGCACCATCAATGGATGTCAGAAGCTGGTTGACCACACGCTCCGTGACGTTGGTATCTGAACCAGAGCCTCTTCTCGGAGCGATGGCATCTATCTCGTCCAGGAAAACGACGGCCGGCGCGACCTGCTTGGCCTTCTTGAACGCTTGGCGCACCGCCTTCTCGGACTCCCCCACCCATTTGCTCATTATCTCAGGCCCTTTTATCGAGATGAAGTTCGCCCTCGACTCCGTGGCGACCGCCTTTGCCAATAGGGTCTTGCCCGTACCAGGAGGCCCATAAAGGAGCACCCCTTTGGCAGGACGTATACCGAGCCTCCTGAAGGATTCGGGGTTATCAAGCGGCATCTCCACCATCTCCTTAAGCTGTCTTTTCACATCCTCAAGCCCGCCGACATCCTGCCAGGTCACATGAGGCATCTCGACCAGCACCTCTCTCATCGCGGAAGGCTCCATCTCCTTGAGGGCCTCCTGGAAATCGTCCATCGTGACCCTCATCTTCTCAAGCACGGACGGTGGTATGGCCTTGTCGAGCTCAAGGTCGGGGGCATATCTCCCGAGGCATTTCATGGCAGCCTCTCTGGCCAGAGCTGCCAGGTCCGCGCCTACGAAGCCATGGGTCAGGGACGCGAAGTGGTCGATGTCAAAACCATCTTCTAACGGCATCCCCCTCGTGTGGATCTCCAGTATCTCTCTTCTTCCTGACCTCGAGGGCACTCCAATCTCGATCTCCCTGTCGAATCGGCCCGGCCTTCTCAAGGCGGGGTCGATGGAATCCTCTCGGTTCGTTGCTGCGATGACTATCACCTGGCCTCTGCCTGACAGTCCGTCCATCAGCGTCAACAGCTGCGCGACCACCCTCCTCTCCAGCTCGCCTGTTACATCTTCCCTTTTTGGTGCTATCGAGTCTATTTCATCGATAAATAATATCGATGGCGCGTTCTTTTCGGCCTCCTCGAACCTCTCCCTCAGTTTCTCCTCGCTTTGACCATAGTACTTCGAGATGATCTCAGGCCCTTGGATGGAATAAAAGCTAGCTCCCGCCTCATTGGCCACCGCCTTCGCCAGCAGCGTCTTGCCGGTCCCTGGAGGACCGTATAAGAGGACGCCCTTGGGAGCGTCTATCCCCAGCCTATCGAACAGTTCTGGATGCTTGAGGGGGAGCTCTATCATCTCCCTGACCCTCTTCAGCTCCTCATCGAGACCTCCGATGTCATCATAGGTTATCGAAGTGATGCTGGCATCCTTGGCCTCAGTAGGTTCGGTCTTGACGATGAACTCTGTGTGGTCGCCCACTATCACTATCCCCTGAGGGACCGTGTTGAGAACCTTGAAGGGCAACCAACCTCCCATCAGGGCTATGTTCGGAATGATCAGCTCATCTCCCTTCAGGAGAGGTCTCGATGTTAGACCTTTTTTAATGAGCTCTTCCACCCCTATTCCGAACCTTATCTGCTTCCCTTCGGGGACCTTTGGCGCTATTGTGATCTTGATCGCTGGCTGAACATCCGCCTTCTGAACGGTGACCTTTTCTCCCATCGAGACGTTCGCATTTGACCTCAGTATACCGTCGATCCTTATGACCCCTTTGCCCTCATCCTCCTGGGTGGCCCGAAATACCTTCGCCGCCGTCGAACGCTTTCCGATGATCTCGATTATATCGCCCTGCTCCACTCCCAATGCCTTTCTTGTCTGGGTATCGATCCTTGCCCTACCAAGCCCTACCTCGGACTGCTGCTGCGCCTTAGCGACACGAAGGACGATGGATTCAGCCATAATGCTCGCCTCTCCGAATCTTTTCCGAGGATAATAATCTTCCTTGATGGAAATCCTGGCCTAGGTCAGGGGGCAAGACTTATCCAAGGGTCCCTTTATACCCTAAAGGATGCGATTCACTGCAGATTGTGTGCCCTGTCTGCTGAACAGGGTCATCTATCAGACCGATCTTGTCGACCCTTCTAGACGGGAGGCCGCTGTGAAGGAGGCCTTGAGGTTGATCGCCGAAGGCTACCCTCAGGGCATTAACTCGGCGAAACTGGCGACAAAGGTCCATAAAAAGGCGTATGAGGTGGCCGGGACGAAAGACCCATACGCCGACCTGAAGAGAAGGAGCAACGAGGTCGTTAAAAAGATGATGCCACAGGCGAAAAGTTTTGTGGAATCGTCAACCGACAGGCTGGAGGCCGCCTGTCTGGTTGCCATAGCGGGCAACGTCATGGACTTCGGCATAAAGGTAGGGATAGATGGTCCCGAAGGTTTCGAAGAAAAGTTCAGCAGATTGTTGGGCGAGGGGTTGCAGGTGAACCAGGTGCCTAGGCTCAGATATCTTCTTGAGCGCTCGAAGAAGGTCCATTACCTTCTCGATAATTGCGGAGAGGTCGTCCTTGACAGCTTCCTCATTGAAGAGATTAAGGAGATGGGCGTGAAGGTCGTTGGCGTGGTCAAGGGAGAACCCATCCTGACAGATGTCACTCTCGAGGACCTGAAGGAGACAGGGTTGGACAAGCTCTTCGATTCCTTGACCACGACCGGTGTCTTCGCAGTAGGGTTGGACCTCGATATGTGCGGTCCGTTGAAGAAGGAGCTCAGCGCCTCTGACCTGGTGGTCTCCAAGGGAATGGCGAACTTCGAGGCCCTTTCGGATGAGCGATTGCCAAGGGTGGCCTATCTCATGA
This genomic window from Methanomassiliicoccales archaeon contains:
- a CDS encoding ABC transporter permease — its product is MKSLRDLLRGLWIGRGGFAKNLAIIVVSLTIFLVVWEIGSVLLDTTYLPSPLVVWDALVDSFQNPDPASGVDMWQNIGASLRRFVIGFCMALGIAVPLGLIMGFSKWIGALGKPVVEVFRPIPPIAWVPFLFVVMGMVWGPIIAIFIGVFFPVLSNVIFGVKSVDPQLIDAGKTLGASKSDIFAKVVFPYTIPFLMTGIRIGLGIGWMCIVAAEMIGAKGGGVGLYILNQANIGRYEYMFAGMVVIAVLGLVTTEAAFYIENKVSKWMGAR
- a CDS encoding ABC transporter substrate-binding protein; the protein is MNRSVLVVIIIAVILIGAGGAYVLLSSDDEGEKKTYDVRVGYLQGDLHQLARVVASDDEINGGTNLYKENGLNISTPNPSGYLNGGAVMDAFAAGEIDIGFLGAPPAILKSLNVGTDIIIVSKVNSEGSSIVVKDGINSFTDLKGKTVATPGVSSIQHLLFLKVAEENNMNVKQSGTPGDANTVYFVQIAPKDMKAALETDQVQGAVGWEPYGSDVLQSGAAKLLMWSGDVWPDHPCCVIAVKRSFAETNPETVKMFLRAHVQANELIDEAMSEGSGPTYDRIIELATQFSGRNESVVLSALAHMDLDYRIDANFDDYLKDFTQSYIGLELIAEQKLADRGYSNVTEYVEALVKTEYLDAAD
- a CDS encoding helix-turn-helix transcriptional regulator; protein product: MFEINIVSNTPLTPIKDADEVALLFLQQVGYLPKGYDPKTAARNVEESVPYQMFMDCFLRNMKRVWLVEEMAVKFDTTKPTIYRHLNKLKSMDILEEVDVERDGKIKKGYRIRYGDLKKAWSFTEANVEMAMQSYRQTVEHLQSLVEE
- a CDS encoding tetratricopeptide repeat protein — translated: MTDLGRLLDEKYDERIISAINDLDFQQFQDLVVDLLKRIGVIVASKEELGDAVMFRGEGAEGRYLVMASRLFDHASPANIRRVKALAVSEGRSPVLILTNDLEPEAKAYAEKEGVSFADKKKLLLLLRKYKLADALIQEIDRRVLEAEGERVLPSAGRFDHHMVTAIEHMGKGRFKDAIYSLDRALELKPSSDQVWQARANALFNLGRLEEALESCKRATELRPTDRSSWYLMGLILGQMEDFEGEVKAYDTVLRLDPGNRSALLNKGTAFYRMGKFEKALKVYEQMLKLYHDDVMAYNNLGIVLKAMGRTDEALSAFQRAAALDRGYINPIINMGLVHTEKGEHELAIEAWKRALQLERRRADILMSMGASYRALGDLDSALNAYRAALEIDPGSKEAKAQEEELLSLLGAHELSVAESKDVVAVEGNAQLPNVMEEPLPPTKVEHPGKLVSRERCEDIAVVNGAGLPSEIKGEKALAEPAKELQMTVKEGRSEVVAIETPGKLAEAETSRPPEVIEGPSSPAMVPLTMGPVRTHELTVKMLMMTGDLSKAVAEADRALAEHPGESSIMRVRAKALAISGRHDAALAQLTELYAKEKDESLLYDIEAISYLFGQRKEGAQILSRVRPTRESVARELIDLLETGRLEELMVRASKAGRSASGLSMQAQALGLMKSGRYRDAAKIWKDILGEFPANAEALNGLGACMRFMGEYGYEEPIKFMMLATLIDPMYSDAYNNVGCAYFAAGAYDQALEHFNKAISIDRRPEYYLNMSSVQLALGDIEGAKASLTSALKLEESPEVLFMLAVIAEREGDLKWAARLYEDAIAIKPDFKDAMFNLQRIKLQLKYQK
- a CDS encoding PRC-barrel domain-containing protein — encoded protein: MRKFITELKGKTVMTNDGQILGMIDNFVLNTATGDINHVLVIPAEEIDTRLFKSDAQGRLILPFSEMRDVRDVVVMNISR
- a CDS encoding CDC48 family AAA ATPase, with the protein product MAESIVLRVAKAQQQSEVGLGRARIDTQTRKALGVEQGDIIEIIGKRSTAAKVFRATQEDEGKGVIRIDGILRSNANVSMGEKVTVQKADVQPAIKITIAPKVPEGKQIRFGIGVEELIKKGLTSRPLLKGDELIIPNIALMGGWLPFKVLNTVPQGIVIVGDHTEFIVKTEPTEAKDASITSITYDDIGGLDEELKRVREMIELPLKHPELFDRLGIDAPKGVLLYGPPGTGKTLLAKAVANEAGASFYSIQGPEIISKYYGQSEEKLRERFEEAEKNAPSILFIDEIDSIAPKREDVTGELERRVVAQLLTLMDGLSGRGQVIVIAATNREDSIDPALRRPGRFDREIEIGVPSRSGRREILEIHTRGMPLEDGFDIDHFASLTHGFVGADLAALAREAAMKCLGRYAPDLELDKAIPPSVLEKMRVTMDDFQEALKEMEPSAMREVLVEMPHVTWQDVGGLEDVKRQLKEMVEMPLDNPESFRRLGIRPAKGVLLYGPPGTGKTLLAKAVATESRANFISIKGPEIMSKWVGESEKAVRQAFKKAKQVAPAVVFLDEIDAIAPRRGSGSDTNVTERVVNQLLTSIDGAESLNGVTVIAATNRPDILDPALLRAGRFDRLILIPQPDIEARLSILKVHTSRMPLKGVDLENIAARTDGYVGADLENLCREAAMIALREDRHVKHVEGRHFEEALKVIKPSVSKDVMKQYENISKALEKVRLGMDDLGIYR
- a CDS encoding DUF89 family protein is translated as MRFTADCVPCLLNRVIYQTDLVDPSRREAAVKEALRLIAEGYPQGINSAKLATKVHKKAYEVAGTKDPYADLKRRSNEVVKKMMPQAKSFVESSTDRLEAACLVAIAGNVMDFGIKVGIDGPEGFEEKFSRLLGEGLQVNQVPRLRYLLERSKKVHYLLDNCGEVVLDSFLIEEIKEMGVKVVGVVKGEPILTDVTLEDLKETGLDKLFDSLTTTGVFAVGLDLDMCGPLKKELSASDLVVSKGMANFEALSDERLPRVAYLMRAKCRPVAEAIGAKKDDNVVKIVELNMEAGPCH